The Burkholderia cepacia genome includes a region encoding these proteins:
- a CDS encoding cytochrome oxidase small assembly protein yields MNRNPQQRRTPEQIRAGNKRLGLILLVIAAVFFVGVVIKQWWLSTH; encoded by the coding sequence ATGAACCGGAATCCACAACAAAGACGAACGCCCGAGCAGATCCGCGCGGGCAACAAGCGGCTCGGCCTCATCCTGCTCGTCATCGCCGCCGTTTTTTTTGTGGGTGTCGTGATCAAGCAGTGGTGGCTGTCCACTCACTGA
- the ctaD gene encoding cytochrome c oxidase subunit I, which produces MSSIGHDVAADHAHDDHAHEMPHGWRRWLFATNHKDIGTLYLLFSFIMFLSGGVMALGIRAELFEPGLQIMRPEFFNELTTMHGLIMVFGAIMPAFVGFANWMIPLQIGASDMAFARMNNFSFWLLPVAAVLLVGSFFAPGGATAAGWTLYAPLSTQMGPGMDFAIFAVHIMGASSIMGGINIVVTILNMRAPGMTLMKMPMFAWTWLITAYLLIAVMPVLAGAITMVLFDRHFGTSFFNAAGGGDPVMYQHIFWFFGHPEVYIMILPAFGIVSQVIPAFARKTLFGYSSMVYATASIAILSFMVWAHHMFATGMPVTGQLFFMYATMLIAVPTGVKVFNWLATMWRGSMTFETPMLFAIGFLFVFTFGGLTGLMLAMAPLDIQYHGTYFVVAHFHYVLVAGSLFALFSGWYYWAPKWTGWMYNETRGKIHFWASMIFFNLTFFPMHFVGLAGMPRRYADYPAQFTDFNQVATIGAFGFGLAQVYFLFAVALPAYRGGGELEKASDKPWDGATGLEWTVPSPAPFHTFEQPPTVE; this is translated from the coding sequence ATGTCTAGCATCGGGCACGACGTAGCCGCGGACCACGCGCACGACGACCACGCGCACGAAATGCCGCACGGCTGGCGGCGCTGGCTGTTCGCCACCAACCACAAGGACATCGGTACGCTGTACCTGCTGTTCTCGTTCATCATGTTCCTGTCGGGCGGCGTGATGGCCCTCGGCATCCGGGCCGAGCTGTTCGAGCCGGGCCTGCAGATCATGCGTCCGGAGTTCTTCAACGAACTCACGACGATGCACGGCCTGATCATGGTGTTCGGCGCGATCATGCCGGCGTTCGTCGGCTTCGCGAACTGGATGATTCCGCTGCAGATCGGCGCGTCCGACATGGCGTTCGCGCGGATGAACAACTTCAGCTTCTGGCTGCTGCCGGTCGCGGCGGTGCTGCTGGTCGGTTCGTTCTTCGCGCCGGGCGGCGCGACGGCCGCCGGCTGGACGCTCTACGCGCCGCTGTCGACGCAGATGGGCCCGGGCATGGACTTCGCGATCTTCGCGGTGCACATCATGGGTGCGTCGTCGATCATGGGCGGGATCAACATCGTCGTGACGATCCTGAACATGCGCGCACCGGGCATGACGCTGATGAAGATGCCGATGTTCGCATGGACGTGGCTGATCACGGCGTACCTGCTGATCGCGGTGATGCCGGTTCTGGCAGGCGCGATCACGATGGTGCTGTTCGACCGTCACTTCGGCACGTCGTTCTTCAACGCAGCAGGCGGCGGCGACCCGGTGATGTACCAGCACATCTTCTGGTTCTTCGGCCACCCCGAGGTGTACATCATGATTCTGCCGGCGTTCGGGATCGTGTCGCAGGTGATCCCGGCGTTCGCACGCAAGACGCTGTTCGGCTATAGCTCGATGGTGTACGCGACGGCTTCGATCGCGATCCTGTCGTTCATGGTCTGGGCGCACCACATGTTCGCCACGGGCATGCCGGTCACCGGCCAGCTGTTCTTCATGTACGCGACGATGCTGATCGCGGTGCCGACGGGCGTGAAGGTGTTCAACTGGCTCGCGACGATGTGGCGCGGCTCGATGACCTTCGAAACCCCGATGCTGTTCGCGATCGGCTTCCTGTTCGTGTTCACGTTCGGCGGCCTCACGGGCCTGATGCTCGCGATGGCGCCGCTCGACATCCAGTATCACGGCACCTACTTCGTGGTGGCGCACTTCCACTACGTGCTGGTGGCCGGCTCGCTGTTCGCGCTGTTCTCGGGCTGGTACTACTGGGCGCCGAAGTGGACGGGCTGGATGTACAACGAGACGCGCGGCAAGATCCACTTCTGGGCGTCGATGATCTTCTTCAACCTGACGTTCTTCCCGATGCACTTCGTCGGTCTCGCCGGCATGCCGCGTCGTTATGCGGACTACCCGGCGCAGTTCACGGACTTCAACCAGGTCGCGACGATCGGCGCATTCGGCTTCGGCCTCGCGCAGGTGTACTTCCTGTTCGCGGTCGCGCTGCCGGCCTATCGTGGCGGCGGCGAGCTGGAAAAGGCGTCGGACAAGCCGTGGGACGGCGCGACGGGCCTCGAGTGGACGGTGCCGAGCCCGGCCCCCTTCCATACGTTCGAGCAACCGCCGACCGTCGAGTAA
- the coxB gene encoding cytochrome c oxidase subunit II, with protein MEILGKDAMKTIKRALTGVLACSGLLFAGAALAVGDSPGGPRVNEINFQPPVTKIAEELYDLHTMMLILCTVIFVGVFGVMFYSIFAHRKSKGHKAANFHESTTVEIIWTIVPFVIVVLMALPATKAVVAMKDTTNADLTIKVTGYQWKWGYDYVKGPGEGIGFLSTLSTPRDEVMGKKPITDTYLQEVDNPLVVPVNKKIRIITTANDVVHSWYVPAFGVKQDAIPGFVRDTWFKADKVGTFRGFCTELCGKEHAYMPVVVEVLSDEDYAKWVTAQKAKLASAAVDPNKVYTMAELVAHGEEVYKANCAACHQVSGKGLGAFPAMDGSPIVNGPIAGHVERVLHGKGAMPSWASLSDLDIASVITYERNSWGNHKNDLLQPKQVADARNGKMPEDAAGAAAAPAEAASAPAQAASGAAEQPAAAAASAALSTIYFETGKSVLPADAKAAIAAAADYAKAHPDAKLALSGFTDKTGSADANAELAKHRAQAVRDALKAAGVAEDHIILKKPETITGGADAKEARRVEIGPAA; from the coding sequence TGGCATGCAGCGGATTGCTCTTTGCCGGTGCCGCCCTGGCGGTCGGTGATAGCCCGGGCGGCCCCCGCGTCAACGAGATCAACTTTCAGCCGCCGGTCACGAAAATCGCCGAGGAGCTCTACGATCTCCACACGATGATGCTGATCCTGTGTACGGTGATCTTCGTCGGCGTGTTCGGCGTGATGTTCTATTCGATCTTCGCGCACCGCAAATCCAAGGGCCACAAGGCCGCCAATTTCCATGAAAGCACGACCGTCGAGATCATCTGGACGATCGTGCCGTTCGTCATCGTCGTGCTGATGGCGCTGCCGGCGACGAAGGCCGTCGTCGCGATGAAGGACACGACCAACGCCGATCTCACGATCAAGGTCACCGGCTACCAGTGGAAGTGGGGCTACGACTACGTGAAGGGCCCGGGCGAGGGCATCGGCTTCCTGTCGACGCTCAGCACCCCGCGTGACGAAGTGATGGGCAAGAAGCCGATCACCGACACCTACCTGCAGGAAGTCGACAACCCGCTCGTCGTGCCGGTCAACAAGAAGATCCGCATCATCACGACCGCGAACGACGTCGTCCACTCGTGGTACGTGCCCGCGTTCGGCGTGAAGCAGGATGCGATCCCCGGCTTCGTGCGCGACACGTGGTTCAAGGCCGACAAGGTCGGTACGTTCCGCGGTTTCTGTACCGAGCTGTGCGGCAAGGAACACGCATACATGCCGGTCGTCGTCGAAGTCCTGTCGGACGAAGACTACGCGAAGTGGGTCACCGCGCAGAAGGCCAAGCTGGCCAGCGCCGCCGTCGATCCGAACAAGGTCTACACGATGGCCGAACTCGTCGCGCACGGCGAGGAAGTCTACAAGGCGAACTGCGCGGCCTGCCACCAGGTGAGCGGCAAGGGCCTCGGCGCATTCCCGGCCATGGACGGCAGCCCGATCGTGAACGGCCCGATCGCCGGCCACGTCGAGCGCGTGCTGCACGGCAAGGGCGCGATGCCGTCGTGGGCATCGCTGTCGGATCTCGACATCGCTTCGGTCATCACGTACGAGCGCAATTCGTGGGGCAACCACAAGAACGACCTGCTGCAGCCGAAGCAAGTGGCCGACGCGCGTAACGGCAAGATGCCGGAAGACGCGGCGGGCGCGGCAGCGGCACCGGCAGAAGCGGCTTCGGCACCGGCGCAAGCCGCGTCGGGCGCCGCTGAACAGCCGGCGGCGGCAGCGGCATCGGCCGCGCTGTCGACGATCTACTTCGAGACGGGCAAGAGCGTGCTGCCGGCCGACGCGAAAGCGGCGATCGCCGCCGCGGCCGACTATGCGAAGGCACATCCGGACGCGAAGCTCGCGCTGTCGGGCTTCACCGACAAGACGGGCTCGGCCGACGCGAACGCCGAACTGGCGAAGCATCGCGCGCAAGCCGTGCGCGACGCGCTGAAGGCAGCAGGCGTGGCGGAAGACCACATTATTCTCAAAAAGCCGGAAACGATCACGGGCGGGGCGGACGCGAAGGAAGCCCGGCGTGTCGAGATCGGCCCGGCGGCTTGA